Genomic DNA from Caldicellulosiruptor hydrothermalis 108:
ATTTGGTAATTGTGAGCAACTATTAAAGCGTTCTTTTCTTCTTTTAGCTTGTAAATTTCATTTTTAAGCACTTCTATATTCAATAATATCACTCGCTTTTCTTGGTAAGATTTTTATCATTAATATACCATTTAAGAAGACCAAAATCAACATACACAAAAGATTCTTAACTTCCGTTATAAAAATCAAGATACCCCTGGAGAATATAAACTGCTGCAACCTTGTCAATTACCTTTTTCTTTCTTTTCCAGTTCAATTCTCCATTTATCACCTTTTCAACAGCTTTTGTTGAAAATCTCTCATCCCATTTTACAATCTCTACATTGTATCTGCTTTTAATCTTTTCAGAAATCTCATCAATTTTTTTGAGCTTTTCATCTTTCTGGTCAGGATGCAGCTTAGAAAGAGGATAGCCTATCACAACCTTTTCTATACTGTATCTTTGAAATATCTTGTCAAGCTCCTCAAACAAATCTTTATTTCGTAGCTCAATTGTCATAACTGGCTGGGCAGTAATTTTGAGTGGATCTGAAATTGCAACACCAACTCTACTGTTTCCCATGTCAAGACACAGAATTCTCAATTTGCAACCACCCTTCTATTTTTCCAATTTGCTTCATATTACTTTTAAAGCAAAAAACTTGCAATAGCTACTGCAGTATCCACAACAAAGACATTTGGAGTAGTCAACAAACACCTTTCCATCTTTCACAGACAATGCATTTTGGTGGCAATGCAAGACACATTCTCCACAGCCTTCACACCAGCTTTCAACATGAAGCTTTTTTGTTTTTATATTTTCTAATAATTCCTTTTCCAAGTAAACCTTCTTTTCCTCAAAGCATCTAATATTATAATCAACCTCAAATATACTTTGCATACCTATTGCAACAGAATGAAGATAAGGAAACTCAAATATAAATTCAAGTGCTCGCTTAAAATTGGAAAGGAGATTACCACCACCAAATATTTTCATAGCAAAAATTCCTTTGCCATGTATGTAGGCTTGTTTTATCGCCTCTGCCATCTCATCAACTGTACCATCTACAATTCCGATTCCTTTGTAGTTAAATATTGGATGGATAACTTCAATTTCTGGATATTTGAGGGCATCTTTTACCGCCTTTACATAGTGGGTAGAAATGCCAAAATGTTTTATATACCCTTTTTCTTTTGCTTTTAAAAAATATTCAACTGCTTCATAATGTCCTTTGAAAGTATGCTCACCTTCCTGTTCATGGAGCATAAATAGGTCTATGTAGTCAACATCCAGCTCTTTCAAAGCCTTATTTAAAGAAAACTCTGCTGTTTTTTTATCATAAGCATATGATTTTGTAGATATTACCGGTCGTATTCCGCTTATCAGGATTGACTTTCTTATATACTCATATGTCTCATACAGCTCAGCAGTATCAACAAAATTTATACCTTTTTGATACGCGTACGCCAAAAGCCTTGCTCCATCTTCAATAGATAATCTCTTTTGAAGCGGTCCTAAAGTCAAGGTACCAAAACATATTCTGCTCACATAAAGTGATGTACTTCCAAGTTTAATTGTTTCCATACTCTTTCACCAGCTTTGCAAGGTATATACTCAAGTTTAAAAGTCCCAATAAAAGACCTACAATTATCGTACCTGAATCGTTCAAAAGCCATGCAAACATAGTGATTATAATAAACAATTTTATCTTTTCTCTTTCAAGTGATCTCAAAACCAAAATTTTATTTTTGGTCAAAGCTAAGATACTTAAAATCACAAAGCAACTAACAAGCAAAATTGTTAATGGATAGGATACAAAATAAGAAAGGTTCATGAGCATTTTTCTTTTTATTGTATCAAGCAAAACCTCAGTGTTTGAAAAAACATTAAATAGATAGCTATTCTTGAAGATAGCAAAAACTATCAAGATTGCAACTGGTAACAACAAAAAAATCATCTTTTTTTTATTTCGTGAATTTATAACTGAAAACAAAATAAAACCTAAAAGTATGGAAACAAGCCCGCCAAAATTTATACCATAATATGGAATAGATAAAAATACAGCCAAGGCCCCAAGTATTATATAAAGATTTTTCAAAGGAATCTTAGTTACAATTGAAAATACAAATGTAAAGCCCAATAAATAAGCAAAAAATTCATTGCCTATGCCATAAAACCTATTTGCAAATGAAGGATGATATCCTGCAGTAGAAATAAGTTGCAAATAGTTGTCATAAAAAATAGCCTGAATCAAAATAGAGAGGATTCCAGCCAAAGCAACTCCAGTTTGAGTTTTTTCAAAACTGAAGTATGATAATATTAACGAGGTTGCAAAAAACAGTAATAAAAATACAAAAATATGGTTAATATACTGAACTATTATCGGTGAGTAGATAATAAAAAGGTACGAAAGCAACACAGTGGTAGGAAATAATTTTATAATATACATGTGCATACCATTTGATAAATCTATCTTAAAACCACCAAAATAAATTATTGCTTCTAATATTGAGAAAATAATGATAGCAGCAAAAAGCAATATTAAATATCTATTAAGATACATAAGCTGATAATTCAATATCCAAAAAAATTTCCACAAGTATTGTAAAAAGTCATTTGCTACTAATATTTTAGCATCTTTATTAAACTTGCCTTCTAATATATCCATAAACTCGCTGTCCAGCACAAGCCCTGTTCTTTTAGTGTGAACTGATTTGAAAGTAAAAAAGCCTTCATCAGAAAGGTTATTGAGCACAAAGATTAACCTGCCATCACCACTGTATAAAAAAAATAAGCCCTTTTGTTTCTTTTTTACTTGTGATAGATTATCAATGTTTACACCTTTTTTGCTAAGATACTCTTTAACCATTTGACTTTTTTCTTTATCTTTTAAAACTACAATCACTGCCCAACCTTTTTTGCTGCTTGAGATAACTTTTTTTACAGAGGTAAAAAAATGTCTATCAAGAAACTCTTTCCCATTAAACTTGTAGAAACTGAATGCAAAAGCTGAGCTGAAAATTAAACTACTCAATGTTATTATCAATATAAAACTTAACAATTTCTTCCAATATTTCATCTCTTTCAATTCTCCTTATTATAGAGCGGGCATTCTTATGATTAGTAATATAAGTTGGGTCGCCCGATATTAAGTATCCTACAAGCTGAGCAATTGGATTGTAACCCTTTTCTTTCAGTGCACTGTAAACTTCACTCAATATCTCTTTAACCTTTTTTTCCATACTCTCTTCAAATGAGAAATGTTGAGTTTTATCGTTCATTTCTTATACCACCTTTTAATTAATTTTTAAGCCCTCATCCACAATTTTAACTCTGGATGAAGGCTTAAATTCTATCTTTTTCTCAATTCATACAACACAATTGAAGCTGCCACCGCTGCATTTAAAGACTCTGCTTTGCCAGCCATAGGGATTTTTATCTTTCTTGTTGCCACCTTTGCAAAAGAATCGCTAACTCCTTCAGACTCATTACCAATAACAACACAAAATCTTTTGTCAGGAACAATTTTTGAAATTTCAATATCACCATACGGCGTTGCCACATAAACTGCAAAGCTATTATCTTTTAGGATTTTGATTAATTTTCCCTCTTCAGCCTCTCTCATAATCTGCAGATGAAAAAGTGAACCCATTGTGGCACGTATTGTCTTGGGATTGTAGATATCAACTGTTCCCTTTGTTGTTACAACAGCATCAAATCCAAATGCATCAGCACATCTAATTAATGTTCCCAAATTGCCAGGGTCCTGTAGCTTGTTAGCTACAACTACTCTTCTCAGATTTTTTATAAAATTTATGCCTTTGTCAACAAAGTTGCACTCAGCTAAAATACCTTGTGGTGTAGAAGTTGTAGTAATGTATTCAAACAGCTTATCAGGAACCTCAATAACTCTTTCTATTTTCCCATCTTCTAAAAGACGCTTGCACTCCCAGTAAAATTCTTGATACCTATCTTTCGCATGTTGAGAAAATATCACCAAGTTTATACATTCAATCTGATAGTCAATAGCTTCTCTTACCAGCTTTAAACCTTCAGTTATGAAAGACCTAAACTCTTCTCTGTACTTTTTATCATGCAGCTTTTTTAGTCTCTTTATACATTCGTTCTCTCGACTGCTAATAAACTCAACTTTTTTTGTGGACATCTTACCAATAGCCCTTGTTCAAAAAAATCAAAATTTAAATACTTTACTGAGCATTTATTTGCTTTTTGGCAATTTCAACCAGCTCAGCAAATGCTTTTTGATCATTTACAGCCATATCTGCTAAGACTTTCCTATTAAGATTAATTCCTGCTTTTTTAAGACCATTCATAAACTTGCTGTACGAAAGACCATTTTGTCTTGCTGCTGCATTAATTCTTGTTATCCACAGCCTTCTAAAATCTCTCTTTTTAAGCCTTCTACCTACATATGCATATCTTAAAGACCTCATTACAGCTACATGCGCTTGTTTAAAAATCTTGCTCTTTGCACCAAAATAACCCTTTGCAAGTTTTAGCCATTTTTTATGTCTCTTTCTTGCCCAAACACCATTTTTTATTCTCATTTATAACTCTACCTCCTGCTCAAAATTGTTGTTTATAGGTACGGCAAAAGCTTTTTGACTGCTTTAACGTTAGTAGCATCAACAACCACCGTCTTTTTCAAATTTCTCTTTCTCTTTCTTGACTTACCGCTCAAAAGGTGACTTTTACCTGCTTTCTTTCTCAAATATTTCCCACTTCCGCTAATCTTAATTCTTTTTGCAAGACCTCTATGTGTTTTTAGTTTCGGCATCAAAAAACTCCTCCCCATCAAAAATTTTTATTGCTGTTTTGGCGCAATGACCGCTGTAAGGTTCTTACCATCCAATTTTGGCTTTTTCTCAACAACTCCGTACTCTTTTATCTTTTCTATAAACTTGTTTATAATCTCTTCACCTATTTCAGGATGCAAGACTTCACGACCCCTAAAGCGAATAGATACCTTTACTTTGTCTCCATCCTGTAAAAACCTAATTGCATTTTTTATTTTTACGTTAAAGTCATGTTCTTCAATTGTGGTTGTAAGCCTGATTTCTTTTACGTTAATAACCTTTTGATTTTTCTTTGCCTCTTTCTCTTTTTTGGCAAGTTCAAACTTATACTTGCCATAATCCATTATCTTGCACACAGGCGGATTAGCATGAGGAGCAATCTTAACTAAATCAAGCTTTTTTTCCTCAGCAATCCTCAGTGCCTCTTTTATGCTCATAATTCCAAGTTGAACACCGTTCTCATCAATAACTCTTACCTCTTTGTCTCTTATCTGCTCATTAATGAGCAAATCTTTATTATTTATATTAAAACACCTCCTGGAAATAAATAACCCTAATTCCTAATTTAAACAAAAAGTGGATAGAAGCATAGTCTATCCACTCCCTTAACTCTTTTTGAGCCATATTAAATGGCTCAAAAAGCACTATTGACCCTCCGAGTCATTTCTCGGAAAGGTGAGAAGCGATAGACTTCTACTTCTTTTTCACCTCTATAAGGATACCATATATACTTTGAAAATGTCAATATCAAAAAAGAAAAATTTGAAGTTTATGGCTTTAGCATAAAGTTAAGTCCCCACGTTACTCCAAACTTATCGGTTATAACTGCATGTAGCGCACCCCAAAATGTCTTTTGTAAAGGAAATCTTACTGTCCCTTCCTTTGAAAGATTATTATAAATCATTTTAATCTCCTCTTCTGAGTCACATTCAATCACAAGTGTAATGTTGCTTCCTTCATTAGTGTTATTAAATTGGTCTGCTAAATATATTACGCATTCATCAGATAAAAAAAGTTCTGCATGGAGTACCTTACCTTTGGAATTCTCAAAACCTGGAACGTTATCAGCCATCTGAACATTTTTTACTTCTGCTCCAAACACATCTTTATAGTATTCTATTGCCTGTGCACAATCATTGAGATGAAGTTCAGGAATTACTTTTTTCATTTTTTTATTTCCTCCTTTCAAATCAAAAAAAATATAATAGCCTTTTGCAAAAACGCTCAAGATGAGCGTTATCAAGCTTTACATAGAATCAAAAAAGACTGGTCACCCTCCTCATAATTGTAGTAAAATATGATTATATAAAACAAATTTTCTACTATGAGGAGGGTTCCAAAATGTTCAACACCAAACCTAAACAACTTTCTTTCATAGACCTATTCTCCCACCTAAAGGCTTCGGCTCTCTACAAGCCTGAAAGCCTCTTGGGCTTGTTCAATAAATTCATTGACTTGTCACATTATATACCTTCTTCTTTCTACAATGCCTACTACAAATATTTCGGTAAGCATAGATACTTCTCTTTAGAATCTATGCTTTGTTGCTTCCTCGTCCAAAAATTGCTCAAACTCAATACTTTAACTCAGCTTCGTGCTGTCTTACTCAACTCATTCGAACTTCGCTCATTTTGTAATCTTCATGGCAATGTCCCTTCTATCTCTACTCTCTCTCGCTTTAGAAAAATATTTGCAAGTGAAATCCATAAACTTTTTCAAAATATCTCTATCCATGCACATAATATTTCCATCCAACAATGCCCTCAAGATTCTTCAATCTTAATCTTCGACACAACAGGTATTGTCCCAAAAGGTTCGTGAAAACAATCCTAAATTCATTCATCTACTGCTGAAAAATACCTCAAAAGCTAACCCTGAACTTCCCTCTGAAAAAGTCTACTCTCTCGTTTATTCTTCTTTGCCTAAAACTGCTAACGCTAATTCTAACATCCGTCTTATGTTTGTAAATGGCCATTTCTGCTGGGCTTTAAAATTTGCAGTCATTACCAACGCTCTCGGTATCCCTTTAGCTTTAGTACCTCTGTTTAACTATGATTCCCCTTCCTCTGACCCACAAGAAGCAAAAGCTATCTCCGACTCTAAAGGTTTAATTCCTTCGCTCGAAACTTTATTCTCTTATATCCCCAAAAATTTCTCCACTTTCATCGCCGACAGTGCTTTGGATTCCCACAACATATACTCCACTTTAAAAAATACCTTTAACTTCTCCAAAATCGTTATTCCACTAAATACAAGAGCTTCTAAAAATACTACACCTACATCAGACCCCAATATCGTTATTTCTGAAGATGGTATCCCTATCTGCAAAAAGTTCAACAAACCTTTTAAACCCGAAGGCAAATGTCAGGGTAAAAATCGCTCTTTGCGCCTTAAATGGACTTGCCCTATGTCACAATACAAAGATGGCAAACGCATCTGCTCTTGCCCTCAGCCTTGTACTACCTCTAAATCGGGTAGAATGTTCTATACATACCCAGATAACTTTCGCTCTTTCCCAGGTATCAACAGAAATTCACAAGAGTTTTTTGACCTCTACAAAAAACGTGTCGCTGTAGAGCAGACTATTTACCACCTGAAATCCTACATGGGCTCTGATACTATCTCTACTTATGACCATATTTCTATTTTCTCTGATTTCTTGCTATCTGCCATTACTTTCTCGCTCTTGTTTATCCTCGCTCACAATATCAAACTCTATTGCTCTAAATTGACTATCAAAAAACTTAACAAGCTCAAAAAACTTATCGCTTAATACTACTATTTTTTAAATCTATTTCTTACAAAAAATTTCTGGTTTTGTTTTTACTTAACCTTCTAAAACAAGGAGTTAAGAAGGCTTAGGATATTATTGTCTTTTTTGAAGTTGTTAATTTTTGTCATATGTTTGTTGCTGATTATTTTTGTTGGTATTGATAATATTTGGTTTTCACTTCTCTTTTCTTTTTGTATCTTGATTGTATTTCATGTTAGTATTGGTGCCTTTTACCTTCAATCACCACCTATTTTGCAAACGCCTAAATCAAAAAAAATATAATTTTTATACACACTTCATTTTAATACAAAGTTCACAAATTCAAATTCAAACTCAAATTCATACTCCCTGTTCTGTACCCCTCTAAATCTAAAGTAATATACAAAAAACCTAACTCTTTAAACTTATTCCTAACACTCTCTATTAACTTAATATCTAAAAACTTCTCCATCTCATCCTTACCTATTTCTATTCGTGCAAGTTTATCTTGATGATACCTTACCCTCACCTGCTTAAACCCAAGTCCAAGTAAATATTCCTCAGCTTTTTCTATCATGCTTAATTTTTCTTTTGTTATTCTTTCTCCGTAAGGTATGCGTGAAGAAAGGCATGCAAAGGCAGGTTTGTCCCATGTTGGAAGTCCCAACTCTTTTGACAATTTCCTAATATCCTCTTTTGTAAGCCCAGCAACTTTAAGTGGACTTACAACGTTAAGCTCACATGCCGCCTTCATGCCAGGTCTAAAATCGTTCAAATCATCAAAGTTTGAACCATCCGCAACATACTCAATTCCATGTGCCTTTGCTACTTTCCATATCTTTTCAAAAAGCTCCTTCTTGCAGTAATAGCATCTATCAACAGGGTTTTTATTGAATCCCTCAATTTCAAGCTCTTCTGATTCTATGACTATGTGTTTTGCTCCTATTTGTTTTATGAATGTTATTGCATCATTGAGTTCTCTTTTTGGATAGGTTGAGGATGTTGCAGTCACGGCAATAACTCTATCTCCTAAAACATCATAAGCAACTTTGACTAAAAAGGTACTATCAACTCCACCTGAATAAGCAATTGCAAGGCTTCCTAAGCTTTTGATATAGTTTTTTAATTTTTCATATTTTTCTTGTAATGTTTCATCTATTATGATATCCATAAAATTACCCTCCTGTATGTTATTGTACTAAATTATTTAGATAGATTTAGTATAAATTTATTTTACACGTCTCCTTTTATTCTATCAACATCTTTTTAAACACTCTAAGTTAACTACAAGACGTTGTTCTTATCATTTCCTTTTTGAAGAGCAAAATTCCTCAGCAATTTCAACGAATTTTTCTACATCATTTTCGCTATGTGCTACAGATAAGAACATCGCTTCAAATTGAGAGGAAGGAACATAAATATGGTTTTTTATCATATATTCTGCAAAACTTCTGAACAAGTCTAAATCGCTCATCTTTGCCATCTCGAAATTTTCTACCTTTTCAACTCCAAAGAAGATTGTTAGCATTGAACCTACCCTGTTTATGCAAAAAGTTAAATTGGAATTAGAAAAGACTTGTGTCAACTCTTTTTCGAGTTTTCCTGCTAACATCTCCAAATTACCATAAAAATGAGGATTTTCTTTAAGCTTTTTGATAGTAGCGTACCCTGCACTCATCACAATTGGATTGCCCGACATAGTACCTGCCTGAAAGACATTTCCTTGTGGTGCTAAGCACTGCATAATCTCTTTTTTGCCACCAACTGCGCCGCAAGGAAGCCCCCCGCCAATTATCTTTCCAAAAGTTATAAGGTCCGGCTCAACATCATATAAAGCTCTTGCACCTTTCAGTGAAAGTCTAAAACCGGTTATTACTTCATCAAAAATCAGAAGACTGCCGTGGAGGTTGCAAATTTCTCTTAGGGCTTGCAAAAACTCTTTTTTGGCAGGTACAACACCCATATTCCCTGCCACAGGCTCGATTATAACAGCTGCTATCTCATCTTTGTTTTCTTTAAAAGCTTTTTCTACTGAATCTAAATTGTTGTATTCAACCACAATTGTATTTTGTACAATATCTTCATCAATTCCCTTTAATCTTAGCTCGGCTACTGCTGACCCTGCTTCTTTCAGAAAGATGTCATGATGACCATGATAACAGCCTGCAAACTTTACTATTTTTTTCTTCCCAGTATAACCTTTTGCAAGCCTTACAGCAGTCATTGTAGCTTCTGTCCCTGAATTAACAAATCGAACCATATCAATTTGGGCTGTCTCACACACAAGCTTTGCCATCTTATATTCAATTTCTGTTGGTGCTCCAAATGCTATTTGATCTTCCACCACTTCTTTTATGCTATTTACAACATCAGGGTCACAATGTCCTAATATCATCGCACCCCAGGACAGAACAAAATCAATATATTCATTGCCATCAATATCAAATAT
This window encodes:
- a CDS encoding aldo/keto reductase; protein product: METIKLGSTSLYVSRICFGTLTLGPLQKRLSIEDGARLLAYAYQKGINFVDTAELYETYEYIRKSILISGIRPVISTKSYAYDKKTAEFSLNKALKELDVDYIDLFMLHEQEGEHTFKGHYEAVEYFLKAKEKGYIKHFGISTHYVKAVKDALKYPEIEVIHPIFNYKGIGIVDGTVDEMAEAIKQAYIHGKGIFAMKIFGGGNLLSNFKRALEFIFEFPYLHSVAIGMQSIFEVDYNIRCFEEKKVYLEKELLENIKTKKLHVESWCEGCGECVLHCHQNALSVKDGKVFVDYSKCLCCGYCSSYCKFFALKVI
- the rpmI gene encoding 50S ribosomal protein L35, giving the protein MPKLKTHRGLAKRIKISGSGKYLRKKAGKSHLLSGKSRKRKRNLKKTVVVDATNVKAVKKLLPYL
- a CDS encoding TrmH family RNA methyltransferase, encoding MSTKKVEFISSRENECIKRLKKLHDKKYREEFRSFITEGLKLVREAIDYQIECINLVIFSQHAKDRYQEFYWECKRLLEDGKIERVIEVPDKLFEYITTTSTPQGILAECNFVDKGINFIKNLRRVVVANKLQDPGNLGTLIRCADAFGFDAVVTTKGTVDIYNPKTIRATMGSLFHLQIMREAEEGKLIKILKDNSFAVYVATPYGDIEISKIVPDKRFCVVIGNESEGVSDSFAKVATRKIKIPMAGKAESLNAAVAASIVLYELRKR
- the rplT gene encoding 50S ribosomal protein L20, with product MRIKNGVWARKRHKKWLKLAKGYFGAKSKIFKQAHVAVMRSLRYAYVGRRLKKRDFRRLWITRINAAARQNGLSYSKFMNGLKKAGINLNRKVLADMAVNDQKAFAELVEIAKKQINAQ
- the ruvX gene encoding Holliday junction resolvase RuvX — encoded protein: MRILCLDMGNSRVGVAISDPLKITAQPVMTIELRNKDLFEELDKIFQRYSIEKVVIGYPLSKLHPDQKDEKLKKIDEISEKIKSRYNVEIVKWDERFSTKAVEKVINGELNWKRKKKVIDKVAAVYILQGYLDFYNGS
- a CDS encoding VOC family protein, whose product is MKKVIPELHLNDCAQAIEYYKDVFGAEVKNVQMADNVPGFENSKGKVLHAELFLSDECVIYLADQFNNTNEGSNITLVIECDSEEEIKMIYNNLSKEGTVRFPLQKTFWGALHAVITDKFGVTWGLNFMLKP
- the larE gene encoding ATP-dependent sacrificial sulfur transferase LarE, yielding MDIIIDETLQEKYEKLKNYIKSLGSLAIAYSGGVDSTFLVKVAYDVLGDRVIAVTATSSTYPKRELNDAITFIKQIGAKHIVIESEELEIEGFNKNPVDRCYYCKKELFEKIWKVAKAHGIEYVADGSNFDDLNDFRPGMKAACELNVVSPLKVAGLTKEDIRKLSKELGLPTWDKPAFACLSSRIPYGERITKEKLSMIEKAEEYLLGLGFKQVRVRYHQDKLARIEIGKDEMEKFLDIKLIESVRNKFKELGFLYITLDLEGYRTGSMNLSLNLNL
- a CDS encoding IreB family regulatory phosphoprotein; its protein translation is MNDKTQHFSFEESMEKKVKEILSEVYSALKEKGYNPIAQLVGYLISGDPTYITNHKNARSIIRRIERDEILEEIVKFYIDNNIE
- the infC gene encoding translation initiation factor IF-3, whose translation is MLINEQIRDKEVRVIDENGVQLGIMSIKEALRIAEEKKLDLVKIAPHANPPVCKIMDYGKYKFELAKKEKEAKKNQKVINVKEIRLTTTIEEHDFNVKIKNAIRFLQDGDKVKVSIRFRGREVLHPEIGEEIINKFIEKIKEYGVVEKKPKLDGKNLTAVIAPKQQ
- the hemL gene encoding glutamate-1-semialdehyde 2,1-aminomutase, which codes for MRLDKSKEVFDKTKRYIPGGVNSPIRAFKNLSITPPVISKGKGCRIFDIDGNEYIDFVLSWGAMILGHCDPDVVNSIKEVVEDQIAFGAPTEIEYKMAKLVCETAQIDMVRFVNSGTEATMTAVRLAKGYTGKKKIVKFAGCYHGHHDIFLKEAGSAVAELRLKGIDEDIVQNTIVVEYNNLDSVEKAFKENKDEIAAVIIEPVAGNMGVVPAKKEFLQALREICNLHGSLLIFDEVITGFRLSLKGARALYDVEPDLITFGKIIGGGLPCGAVGGKKEIMQCLAPQGNVFQAGTMSGNPIVMSAGYATIKKLKENPHFYGNLEMLAGKLEKELTQVFSNSNLTFCINRVGSMLTIFFGVEKVENFEMAKMSDLDLFRSFAEYMIKNHIYVPSSQFEAMFLSVAHSENDVEKFVEIAEEFCSSKRK